From the genome of Thermosynechococcus sp. NK55a:
CCACGCAGCCCTCGCCGTACCCCTGAAAATGGTAATGGCCGCAAGGTGGTTACCCCGCCTCCAGAAACAGCTCCGCCGCCAGTGGTTAAAGTGGAGAGCCGTCCGCCGCGCCCTACCCGTCCGAGCCGCTCTGAACCAGCGGAAGTGATTACCGTAACAATGACGGATCAAGAGCAGGCGGTCTATGCGGAGATGGGGATTTCACCCTTGGTTCTCTATCCTGAAGAGGTGAAAAATCCGCGGGGAACAATTGTTATGGTGGCACGCCCCGGCCAAGACCCCCTACCCCTACCCCAGAAAACAAGGCGGCCCGTTAGTGAGGGAGGGCCAGAGGAGGCCCCAGAGACTCCTGATGAGCTGCCCTCCCCTGGGGTCAGCACGATTAATGTGCAGCCAATTCCGGCCACCGCGCTGCTCAATAGCAGTGAGCCAGAAGTGAGTACTGAGGTGGAATCCGTTGGTGAAGCATCCACCCCAGAGGCCTCTGTACCCGTGGGTCGGCGGCGGCGGCGACGGGTGACCAGTAGCGAGCAACTCTCCCTTGATGCCAACGCCTAGGTGCAGTAATGTTGGGGCAACTCCACCCTGACCTCATCCAAGAGTGGCTTGAGGCGGCTGCAACAGAAATTTCCAAGGGGGAACCGCTTCAGCGCCTACCAGGGGTGAGGTCTGAGGCCTTTGCCTTTGCGGTGGTGACACCGGAGCAACAGTTTACCCTTGGGCATTCCCGTTTGCGCTTTCCTTTGATGAGTGCGATTAAGCCCTTTTTACTGCTGTATGCCTTGACGCTGTGGCAGGAGGAGGTGTGGACGTGGGTGGGGCAGCGCCCCTCAGATTACCCCTATAACTCTGTGTTGCAGTTAACCCTCGATCAGGGGTGGCCGCGCAATCCTATGATCAATAGTGGGGCGATCGCCCTCGCGAGCCAGTTGGCCCATGTTGGTGGTGCTACGGCCCTTCAAACTTGGCTTAATGAGTGTGCTGGTACGCAGTTCCAGGTGGACCAGGAGGTCTTAGGGGCAGTCCGTTGCCATCCCAACTGGCAAAATCGCACCCTTGCCCACTTTTTAGTCGAGTCTGGACGCATTGCCGATGCGGAGGTTGCCCTTGAGATCTACAATCAGGTGTGCTGTTTCCAAGGAACCATTGAGGAAGTGGGTCGCTTGGGTCTCCTATTAGCACTGCCCCATGCCAAGGTGAGCGATCGCCATCGTCAGCAGGTGAATGTGCTCATGCTCACCTGTGGCCTCTACGAGGACTCCCCCCGCTATGGCCTAGAAATTGGCTTGCCTCTGAAATCGGGTGTCAGTGGCGTGATTTTGGCCATTGTGCCGCGACAGGGGGCGATCGCCTGCTATAGTCCACCCCTCGACAAGAGTGGCAACTCCCTTTTGGGTCTATACTTGCTCCAGCGCATCAGCCGTCACCTCGGCCTCAGTCCCTTGGGCTAACTGCACCACCAAGCGGCGATCGGGTTCTTCACCGTGGCTAAAGGTTTCCAGGCGATCGCTCTCTAGCTTAATGAGACTGTGAACAACACGCCGCTCCGCTGCTGAAAGGGAGCAAATTTCAAGAGGTTTACCAGTCTTGAGGACTCGGGCCGCCACCTGATGGGCAATCTCCTGCAACTGGCGATAACGAGCACGGCGATAGCCCGCCAACTCCAAGGTAAAAGCCGTTTGCTCCTCCCGCGATCGCCCCAAATTCAACGTAGCATTGAGCAGATATTGCAGCGC
Proteins encoded in this window:
- a CDS encoding glutaminase, which encodes MLGQLHPDLIQEWLEAAATEISKGEPLQRLPGVRSEAFAFAVVTPEQQFTLGHSRLRFPLMSAIKPFLLLYALTLWQEEVWTWVGQRPSDYPYNSVLQLTLDQGWPRNPMINSGAIALASQLAHVGGATALQTWLNECAGTQFQVDQEVLGAVRCHPNWQNRTLAHFLVESGRIADAEVALEIYNQVCCFQGTIEEVGRLGLLLALPHAKVSDRHRQQVNVLMLTCGLYEDSPRYGLEIGLPLKSGVSGVILAIVPRQGAIACYSPPLDKSGNSLLGLYLLQRISRHLGLSPLG
- a CDS encoding R3H domain-containing nucleic acid-binding protein, with amino-acid sequence MTADPIAAGCAWLEQALALAGFKTTVAVVESPLAGVVPGYWLEIDRQSLSAAQIESLLANNAQALDALQYLLNATLNLGRSREEQTAFTLELAGYRRARYRQLQEIAHQVAARVLKTGKPLEICSLSAAERRVVHSLIKLESDRLETFSHGEEPDRRLVVQLAQGTEAEVTADALEQV